In Micromonospora sp. WMMA1363, the DNA window GCGGCGCACCTGCGTCAGCTCCTGCTCCAGGCCGGTGTACTGGTCCATCTCGTCGGTGGTGAGGTTGCGGGCCTCCGCGCCTTCGATCAGGGCGGTCATGTCCCGCTGGACGTCGTCGATGGTGCGCATGTCATCCCTTCCGGATCAGGTGTGCGCGGGCACGTGCCCTGATGATCTGGCTGTTACGGTCCTCCGGCTCCGGTCCGGATCGCTTTTGGTTTTGTTGCTGATCACCGCGTCGGCCAGTCCCGCGGCGACCGCCTCCGCGGCCGTGTACCAGGTGGTGCGGTCCATGGCGTCCAGCCAGGCATCGGCTGGCCCACCGGCCCGGGACTGGTAGATCTCGGCGATCGACCCGTCGAGTGACTCCAGTACGTCCGCGGTGTCCCGCAGGTCACGGGCGTCGCCGATCGCCAACCCGGACGCCCGGTGGATCATCATGCGGGCGGGTTGCTCGACGGCGATGTGGTCGGCTGCCATCGCCACCAGCGACG includes these proteins:
- a CDS encoding head maturation protease, ClpP-related, whose product is MDIYSALKGHPARVEAAVTGVAASAASLVAMAADHIAVEQPARMMIHRASGLAIGDARDLRDTADVLESLDGSIAEIYQSRAGGPADAWLDAMDRTTWYTAAEAVAAGLADAVISNKTKSDPDRSRRTVTARSSGHVPAHT